One window of the Patescibacteria group bacterium genome contains the following:
- a CDS encoding Ig-like domain-containing protein, protein MLTKGRKNSKQKSFFGLGMLTSALLGVFVTGAVSFFVTPIANAISFDSTLGATFGLGTRDLLETVINIVQWALGLLGLVAVIIIMYGGFVWMTAKGNQDKIAKAKKIIFNGLIGLAIVLLSWAIVFFVMRTIDDATSGGSVMCGAAVCSETCCPGNICATSCGSGSFPTADLEITGFEASRETQPSGPVTQCSSIKAVFNVPINPATVEAAELPDNLRTEDIAVGGPFASTTDDFLTSARTVTYYHDSLFNAGDYEEWYPTTGTPIQDLDFRNISVCDDCTDGPDPWKWDFTVGNETDITPPEIDSTYPIFSGAGYPDRNVSRAPIFTLHFDEPIDDNSIMDASGHPKNNFELWECTDDSCGSFVSQYSNNNLLVQSISQGVNIYIENPAVNPLNSFTWYQIRVQGVEDLCTNPMVGQIVWEFETNDAVPGVVSWYPTGLNECPSTDIYITFGTSMYNQTLQITIDNGTDFRQSPPLSPSTIPSPGPYYVQFGNNFFEAVDTATPNDFKVFRLRPDPDLVANSAYIVNVATNMVIDINGNYLSKQWGFSVTDPASCTCSPYVAYFSPTQGPRESCVTIQGACFKGTPANPAVPTHIIFDDNVRPQQSVVPALGTYDDNYITTKIPAVYDNNDRPQVQVELDYDNPSYGVLYSAAYYLGGPNFFVNSTEVSDGPCLWSISPTSGYVGTGMNATGERFGATQGSGHIDYGGGVSGVVGGWSDTAISTSVPAGAVSGDVTVTSDVAGPSNGINFTVLTVPPGTPYVVINNFCDQYTLSSPSPWPDYQEVCRNVKFSARFSENMNPSTINGANVFFQPCNDASCLVVGAALTGALTMPTGDTFEFDPSAFLNPNTWYRGTITTGVRSLSSNTSMATDYVWKFRTKLDTTECGIEAYNLIADTYFLYTVNSAPNAMFTSSAIGPACQILSGTYDWNWNANVGTVPPYVAERVLSSGPTVSHYQGRNEGSGMVRAWISGSSIPPVERLLTVDPTFCEDSIHCNSLCSGSTCVNNHCTPIIQSIVPNPSPIGTGVTINGCMFGSYTGLAGVDFSGSPGPWVPTSWPACGPAGTTWTDTSIVVEVPNEDTPATFDDAVDGPIRIRNSYGERDYTNTPPGPIISFDVDGPFHPTLCYFNPSSGTQGQLNATEAVGEDFGTDGTIDFTSSAGRSDSPGFTSWDETSIQEIDLPADALTGTGIVHSTVPTVGDSNPVPFGITCNVNSDCTSGCCFTGMCSDLAMCSTGEPGALCQIPDNTSCLSGPLSFPAGYRCISDTGDIYPETPPPPGPQGADCRSCCMPGTEYNGLTCLSNQDGCTGPARGLYCGCATDDQCGAPNTIGCGDMGGTMCCTGRPAVLNVDPFDGEPNVCTNRSIVVEFNQIMDASTFNSSTFIVEDASGTPYTGTIDSYNDGIHTFLVFYSDTEWNPSESHTITINGESDINDGVHDGVLNQYQVGMDGIFTSTFDTDADRCLLDHVEISIQYGAPYPAQPVAFHDMYTCIQSNCTGDVDPVAGNQHRYLAWAKNEFNANISGGTWNWNNSVTNGVLNISLPNSPSTLIGTDQGLDGTAMIRADVTMPSGGGSGFAVVQATVQACQDPWPTIPPFFFSDPAPSTNFTDFYCREGGLPGTADPMIISRSPVDPLKDELLKEMFFSICKDDDATCISSNTSGDVIGIRVMENGSFLSPTAWFNQIFPEDTGSCVPIGTVDGYQACRAGRTIYVAASNHDGTTLWPNIYLISYNEGASGQTINIYNQLVQNWYFNSGPSLMNSPCAGGTNKDCIVRDTKRVTDIGEIGYLLLNYGYHNSGFPELSAGTFLSGFTSSKWPSWMAEFGNAIGMNPPLDPINEFSGTPACSVPPYDPSGTCWNDAEHTFNCPNTSKTYAYQYDSSNPKLFTRLEYSGLGAYNSGIRSDRLYSGNPCAGYAGSNCSACFNYSAEAADGTNGFWINNWQQPN, encoded by the coding sequence ATGTTGACCAAAGGGAGGAAAAACTCAAAACAAAAAAGTTTTTTTGGACTAGGTATGCTGACTAGCGCTTTACTGGGGGTTTTTGTGACCGGCGCGGTCAGTTTTTTTGTTACACCGATTGCAAATGCAATATCATTTGATTCTACTTTGGGTGCCACTTTTGGTCTGGGTACCAGAGACCTTCTGGAGACGGTAATCAACATTGTCCAATGGGCATTGGGCCTTTTGGGTCTGGTGGCGGTAATTATCATAATGTACGGCGGGTTTGTTTGGATGACTGCCAAAGGCAATCAGGATAAAATTGCCAAGGCAAAAAAGATTATATTTAACGGTTTGATCGGTCTCGCGATTGTCCTATTATCGTGGGCGATTGTATTTTTTGTCATGCGGACGATTGATGACGCGACGAGCGGTGGGTCGGTAATGTGTGGTGCAGCTGTTTGCAGTGAGACTTGTTGTCCCGGCAATATTTGTGCAACCAGTTGCGGTAGCGGATCATTCCCAACAGCTGATCTTGAGATTACAGGATTTGAAGCTTCGCGTGAAACGCAACCATCTGGCCCCGTTACTCAGTGTTCATCAATAAAAGCGGTGTTTAACGTTCCAATTAATCCTGCAACTGTAGAAGCGGCAGAACTGCCGGACAATCTGAGAACTGAAGATATTGCAGTCGGTGGACCATTTGCAAGTACAACGGATGACTTTTTAACTTCGGCAAGAACCGTAACATATTATCATGATAGTCTTTTTAACGCCGGAGATTATGAAGAATGGTACCCGACAACAGGTACTCCAATCCAGGATCTGGATTTTAGAAATATTTCAGTTTGCGACGACTGTACGGACGGACCTGATCCTTGGAAATGGGATTTTACTGTGGGTAATGAAACCGACATCACTCCGCCGGAGATTGATTCTACTTACCCGATCTTTTCCGGGGCGGGGTATCCGGACCGGAATGTGTCTCGGGCACCTATTTTCACACTACATTTCGATGAACCGATTGATGATAATTCCATAATGGATGCAAGTGGGCACCCAAAAAATAATTTTGAACTTTGGGAATGTACGGACGACTCTTGTGGTTCGTTTGTGAGTCAATATAGCAATAACAATCTATTAGTGCAGTCAATTTCCCAAGGAGTAAATATCTACATTGAGAATCCGGCCGTAAATCCATTAAACTCATTTACTTGGTATCAGATCAGGGTCCAGGGTGTTGAAGATTTGTGTACTAACCCGATGGTAGGACAGATAGTTTGGGAGTTTGAAACGAACGATGCCGTTCCGGGAGTAGTGAGCTGGTATCCGACCGGACTGAATGAATGTCCGAGTACGGATATTTACATCACCTTCGGCACTTCCATGTATAACCAAACTTTGCAGATTACGATTGATAATGGCACTGACTTTAGACAATCCCCACCGCTTTCTCCATCAACAATACCATCTCCAGGACCTTACTATGTCCAATTTGGTAATAATTTTTTTGAAGCAGTGGATACTGCTACCCCTAATGATTTCAAAGTATTCAGGCTTAGGCCGGACCCGGATCTTGTTGCGAATTCTGCATACATCGTTAATGTCGCAACAAATATGGTGATAGATATTAATGGTAACTATTTAAGCAAGCAGTGGGGATTTTCCGTTACAGATCCTGCCAGTTGTACCTGTTCACCGTATGTTGCCTATTTCAGTCCCACACAAGGTCCACGTGAGTCGTGTGTAACAATTCAGGGCGCTTGTTTCAAAGGAACGCCCGCAAACCCTGCTGTCCCAACTCATATAATTTTTGATGATAATGTGCGTCCTCAGCAATCCGTTGTACCTGCACTTGGGACATATGATGATAATTATATTACGACAAAAATCCCGGCAGTATATGATAATAATGACCGTCCACAGGTTCAGGTAGAACTTGATTATGATAATCCCAGTTATGGTGTTCTATATTCCGCCGCCTATTATCTTGGCGGGCCGAACTTCTTTGTAAACAGTACGGAAGTATCTGATGGGCCGTGTTTGTGGTCGATTAGTCCGACTTCGGGCTATGTAGGAACGGGAATGAATGCAACCGGCGAAAGATTTGGTGCAACTCAAGGGTCGGGTCATATCGACTATGGCGGGGGAGTATCCGGAGTTGTCGGTGGCTGGTCTGATACCGCGATTTCAACATCAGTGCCGGCGGGTGCCGTGAGTGGGGATGTAACTGTAACTAGTGACGTAGCAGGACCGAGTAACGGGATTAATTTTACAGTTCTGACCGTTCCACCAGGAACACCATATGTTGTGATAAACAATTTTTGTGATCAATATACACTATCATCACCTTCCCCATGGCCTGATTATCAGGAAGTATGCCGTAATGTTAAATTTTCTGCTCGGTTTAGCGAAAACATGAATCCTTCAACGATCAATGGTGCAAATGTTTTTTTTCAACCATGTAATGATGCATCTTGTTTAGTCGTTGGCGCAGCATTAACAGGGGCATTAACCATGCCAACTGGTGATACATTCGAATTTGATCCCTCAGCATTTTTAAATCCTAACACATGGTATCGCGGTACAATTACCACCGGTGTTCGAAGTCTTTCATCAAACACATCTATGGCAACAGATTATGTTTGGAAATTTAGGACCAAATTAGATACTACGGAATGCGGTATTGAAGCTTATAATTTAATCGCAGATACGTATTTTCTTTATACTGTTAATTCCGCTCCAAATGCAATGTTTACTTCTTCTGCGATTGGACCCGCATGTCAGATTTTATCTGGTACTTATGATTGGAATTGGAATGCTAATGTCGGAACTGTACCACCCTATGTAGCCGAAAGAGTCTTATCATCCGGACCTACGGTATCTCATTATCAAGGTCGTAATGAAGGCTCTGGCATGGTAAGAGCGTGGATATCTGGATCATCAATTCCTCCGGTAGAACGTTTACTTACAGTTGATCCTACATTTTGTGAAGATTCAATTCATTGTAATTCATTATGCTCCGGCAGTACTTGCGTGAATAATCACTGCACGCCGATTATCCAAAGTATTGTGCCAAACCCTTCACCAATTGGCACTGGGGTTACTATCAATGGTTGTATGTTTGGCAGTTATACTGGACTTGCAGGAGTTGATTTTTCTGGAAGCCCTGGTCCGTGGGTTCCGACATCATGGCCGGCATGTGGTCCGGCGGGAACAACCTGGACGGACACATCTATCGTCGTGGAAGTGCCGAATGAAGATACTCCGGCAACTTTTGATGATGCGGTAGATGGTCCGATAAGAATAAGAAATAGTTATGGTGAAAGAGATTACACCAATACTCCACCAGGTCCAATTATATCTTTTGATGTCGATGGGCCTTTCCATCCAACCCTTTGCTATTTTAATCCGAGCAGCGGAACTCAGGGGCAATTGAATGCTACTGAAGCGGTGGGAGAAGATTTTGGCACGGATGGCACGATTGATTTTACCAGTAGTGCCGGCAGATCAGATTCTCCGGGATTTACCTCATGGGATGAAACTTCAATACAGGAAATAGATCTTCCGGCCGATGCACTGACCGGAACTGGGATTGTACATTCTACGGTTCCTACAGTAGGCGACAGTAATCCTGTTCCATTTGGTATTACATGCAATGTTAATTCGGACTGTACCAGCGGATGCTGTTTTACCGGAATGTGTTCCGACCTGGCAATGTGCAGTACCGGCGAACCGGGAGCGCTTTGTCAAATCCCTGACAATACTTCTTGTCTTTCGGGCCCGCTGTCTTTTCCGGCCGGATATCGCTGTATCAGTGATACCGGTGATATTTATCCTGAAACTCCACCACCACCAGGACCACAGGGAGCTGACTGCAGATCGTGTTGTATGCCTGGCACTGAATATAATGGTCTGACTTGTTTATCAAACCAGGATGGCTGTACCGGACCTGCAAGAGGGCTTTATTGCGGGTGTGCTACTGATGATCAATGCGGAGCCCCGAATACCATCGGTTGCGGTGATATGGGCGGAACTATGTGCTGTACCGGCAGGCCGGCTGTATTAAACGTGGATCCGTTTGATGGAGAGCCGAATGTATGTACAAACCGGTCAATCGTGGTTGAATTTAACCAGATTATGGATGCATCAACATTTAATTCTTCCACATTTATTGTGGAGGACGCATCCGGTACACCATATACTGGGACGATAGATAGCTACAACGATGGAATCCATACTTTTCTGGTGTTTTATTCGGATACTGAATGGAATCCGAGTGAATCGCATACCATAACCATTAACGGTGAATCAGATATTAATGACGGTGTTCATGATGGTGTTTTAAATCAGTATCAAGTGGGTATGGATGGCATTTTTACATCAACTTTTGATACCGATGCAGACAGGTGTTTATTGGATCACGTCGAAATAAGTATTCAATACGGTGCTCCATATCCAGCTCAACCAGTTGCTTTTCATGACATGTATACATGTATTCAAAGCAATTGTACCGGTGATGTAGATCCTGTTGCTGGCAACCAGCATAGATATTTGGCTTGGGCAAAAAATGAATTTAACGCTAATATTTCTGGCGGTACTTGGAACTGGAATAATTCGGTAACCAACGGTGTACTAAATATTTCTTTACCAAATTCTCCTTCAACATTAATAGGCACGGATCAAGGTCTGGATGGAACCGCGATGATTCGTGCGGATGTTACTATGCCGTCTGGGGGAGGGTCAGGATTTGCGGTGGTACAGGCCACGGTACAGGCGTGCCAGGATCCATGGCCGACTATACCACCATTCTTCTTCAGTGATCCTGCACCGTCCACAAATTTCACGGATTTCTATTGTCGTGAGGGCGGTTTACCTGGTACTGCTGATCCTATGATTATTTCCCGTTCACCTGTCGATCCTCTGAAGGATGAACTGCTTAAAGAAATGTTTTTCTCAATATGTAAAGACGACGATGCTACATGTATTAGTAGTAATACTTCCGGAGATGTGATTGGAATTCGTGTTATGGAAAACGGCAGTTTTCTTTCGCCAACCGCCTGGTTCAACCAAATTTTCCCGGAGGATACCGGATCGTGCGTACCAATCGGCACGGTTGATGGATATCAGGCTTGTCGGGCGGGCAGAACTATTTATGTCGCGGCATCCAATCATGACGGCACGACACTGTGGCCGAATATCTACCTTATTTCCTATAACGAAGGGGCAAGCGGTCAGACAATCAATATCTATAATCAATTAGTTCAGAATTGGTATTTCAACTCCGGACCGAGTTTAATGAATTCTCCTTGCGCCGGAGGAACAAATAAAGATTGTATTGTTCGTGATACGAAGCGTGTTACCGATATCGGTGAAATTGGCTATCTCCTCTTAAACTATGGGTATCATAACAGTGGTTTTCCGGAGCTTTCCGCCGGGACATTCTTGTCGGGATTTACTTCCAGTAAATGGCCGTCTTGGATGGCTGAATTCGGTAATGCTATTGGCATGAATCCGCCTCTGGATCCGATCAATGAATTTTCCGGAACACCGGCCTGTAGCGTTCCGCCCTACGATCCATCCGGCACCTGCTGGAATGATGCTGAGCATACATTCAATTGTCCCAACACTTCCAAAACCTACGCATACCAGTATGATAGTTCAAACCCAAAATTGTTTACCAGACTGGAGTATTCAGGCTTGGGAGCGTATAACAGCGGTATAAGGTCGGATAGACTTTATAGCGGGAATCCTTGTGCCGGCTACGCTGGATCTAATTGTTCTGCTTGTTTCAACTATTCTGCTGAAGCTGCGGACGGTACTAACGGATTTTGGATTAACAATTGGCAACAACCAAATTAG